The segment CAGCAGCCACTCCGGCCACCGAGCAAGGTGGCAAATAAGATGGCCCGCCCAACGCAGCAGCAAAGCGCACCGCATCGCAAAGTTCTGCACATAAGGCGACTCGCCCTTGTCCAGAGCCTAGGCTTTCTACTGCTTTGTTGCGCATTTGCAGGCGGGGTTCCCCATGCCCGCACTCGGTCTGCGCAAGCAGCCCAGTGGGGCATCTCCACCCCCCAGCCAGCACCTCTTGAGAGTAGGCCATTAAACACGCCCGCCATCACACCTCTTGCGCCGGATACGCAACGCATTGAGGAGCCGCCCCCACCCTCTGCAGCCCCTGACATCACTGCTGCACCCGTGGCATCTTCAACGCCACTCATCGTGCGTGACAGTGGCAGCAAGGCATTGCAGCGTGAGTTGGAGCAACTACAAAAAGCCGCTAGCCCCCGCAGCGGCTATGGCAGCACCACAGCAGCGGCGCAGGCCGCATGGCAACTGGGGCTGATTTATTTGCATGGCGCGGGTGTGCGCATCGATCTGCCTCAGGCTCAACTGTGGTTTGAGCGCGCTGCCAAGCAAGGGCGCGAGCCTTGGGCCTATGCCGGTCTGGCTTGGTGCGCCATTGATGGTTGCGGCGCGCCAGCCAACCCAGGCGAGGCAGCCAAAGCGATTTCTCGGCTGCGCGCCACATACCCCGCTCGCGCCGATTTTCTGGCATGGCTGCAGGCCAGTCGCCTCAAGCCCATTCAAGTCAGCACACCGGCCAACACCGCAAACCCCATATCGGTTCACAGACTGACGGGGTCTGAGCGGCAATTGCTGGAACGTGCCGCGGCCGCTGGCGACACGCAAGCCAATATCGAGCTAGGCATTCAGGCCTTTGCCAGCAGGCAAATGCCGCTGGCTGAAAATTACTTGCGCCGCGCCGCCTCGCGCTCCGTAGTCGCTGCAAACAACCTGACCGCGGTTCGTCGGCTCGAAAAAAATGGCCTAAATGCGGCCAACTCCTTTGCTGCCCCCTCCTCTGCGGCCCCAGAAGGTTCAGCCCAAGCTGCGCTCAACATGGCCCGCATGTACCACCTAGGGCAAGGCGTGCCAGCCAATTACGCCGAAGCGCTGCGCTTTTACCGCTTGGCCGAGCAACGCGGCAGCAAGGAGGCGCACAAAATGATTGAGCTGATTTTTTCAAGGCCCTTGCAAGGCGCCGGGCTGGGCGGCGGTCTTGACCCCGCCTGGATGCAGCAACTTGCCAGAGCCGACCTGAGCCAGACGACACCCGTAATTACAACGGGCAGCACCACCGCACAGTTGCAGCGTGAGCCGTCGCCACTTTTTGACCTACTGGCCCAACCGTGGCAAAGGCGGCTGCTGCAAATCACTCAGTGAGCTAAGTGTTCGCAGTGATAAAAAGCATACTAAATTGATTAGTTCGGGCGCTTTTCAAACGCGTATTTTTCAGTATCCACCTCACCCTGGCCTTGCACCGCATAACGGTCACCCACCACAGCTTCAGGTTTGAAGATGTCGCTGAGCTCGGCCAAGATTTCAGCGCTGAGCTTGACGCTGCCGCCGCGCACGTCTTCACGTAGGTGGTCCACGCTGGTAGTGCCGGGCAGCGCAATGATGTGATCGCCTTGCGCCAGCACCCAAGCAATGGCCAGCTCAGCCAAGGTGCAACCCGCTTTTTCAGCCACGGCCTGCATGGGACTGAGCAAGCGCAGGTTTTGCGCATAGGCTTCGCCCGCAAAGCGCGGCATGGTGGCGCGGATGTCGCCCTTCACCAAGTTATCCACCTGCTGGAGCTTGCCGCTCAAAAATGCGCGGCCCATGGGGCTGAAGGCCACGTAGGCAATACCCAGTTCCTTACAAGCGGCCAGCGTGCCCAGCTCGGCATTGCGCGACCACAGTGAATATTCGCTTTGCAGGGCGGCAATGGGGTGCTCTTTGTGCGCGCGGCGCAGGGCATCAACGCCCACTTCCGACAGGCACAACTCGCGAATCTTGCCTTCTTCTTTTAGCCGTGCCATCTCGCCGACTGACTCTTCGATGGGTACGTTTTTGTCCCAGCGGTGCAAGTAGTACAGGTCCATCACGTCCGTGCCCAAACGCTGCAAGCTGTCTTCACAATTTTGGCGCAGGGTTTTGGGGCGACCGTCGATCACGCGGCGCACCACACCATCTTCACCACGCACACCGGCCATGCCGCCTTTGCTGGCCAAGGTGATGTGGTTGCGGTGGGGCTTGAGCACGGGGCCGACCAGTGATTCGCTAGCGCCAAAGCCATACAGTGCTGCGGTGTCGAACATCGTCACGCCCGCATCAATCGCAGCGTGCAGCACCGCGTGAGATTGTTCGGTGGACACGGGGCTTCCGTAGGCGTGGCAGAAGTTCATGCAGCCCAGCGCAACGTTGGCGACGCTAAAAGGGCCTAAAGGACGGTTTTGCACGAGGGCTCCTCAAAATCAAAAAATCTAAGCATTTATAGCCGGTAGTCCATACAAATCATGGACTAGCAGCTATCAATTTCAAAATAAAAACAACAAAGGCCGGAGCAAGCGCCGGCCTTTGTCTGCATCAATCACCAGAACTTATTCTGCGTTCAGTTGCTGCTCCAGATCATGCAGAACCTTGTAGCAGTTATAGACTTGCTGAACGCTGGAGTTAGGCTCGCGGCCTTCGCGGATGGCGGCGAAGAATTCGCGGTCTTGCAGCTCAATGCCGTTCATGGACACATCCACCTTGGACACGTCAATTTGTTCTTCCTTGCCGGTGTAAAGATCGTCGTAACGGGCCAGATAAGTGCCGGTATCGCCGATGTAGCGGAAGAAAGTACCCAGAGGGCCATCGTTGTTGAACGACAGGCTCAAAGTACAGATAGCACCGTTGGCGGCCTTGAGCTGAATGCTCATGTCCATGGCAATACCCAGATCCTTGTGGATCGGGCCTTGCACGGCGTTGGCCTTGACGATGGGGCTGCCAGCTTGATAGGCGAACAGATCCACGGTGTGGGCAGCGTGGTGCCACAGCAGGTGATCGGTCCAGCTACGGGCCTGGCCCAGCGCATTCATGTTGGTGCGGCGGAAGAAGTAGGTTTGCACATCCATTTGCTGAATGTTGAACTCGCCCGCTTCAATCTTTTGGTGCACGTACTGGTGGCTGGGGTTGAAGCGGCGGGTGTGGCCCACCATAGCAACCAGACCGGTTTGCTTTTGCAGCTCGGCCACTTCCTGCGCATCCTTTAAGGCATCGGCCAGAGGGATTTCAACTTGCACATGCTTGCCGGCCTTTAAGCACTGAATGCTTTGGGCTGCGTGCATTTGCGTGGGGGTGCACAAAATGACGGCATCGACTTCAGGCAGCGCCAGCGCATCAGCCAAATCGGTGCAGACATGCTTGATGCCGTACTTATCAGCCACTTCCTGGGTTTGCTCCAGGCGGCGACCGATCAGGGAGACGACTTCAACGCCGTCGATATTCTTGATGCCATCCAGGTGCTTGATGCCAAAGGCGCCAGCGCCAGCCAAGGCGACTTTAATGGTCTTGCTCATTATTGGTTCTCCAAGATTACGTGGCCAACGGCCGTATTCGATGCGGGCACATGGTAGAAGCGATGCGCCACCTTAGGCACAGGTGCTGGGCCATCAATATCAGACATTGCGCCGCGTGCGATCAGCCACATCACCAGCTCAATGCCTTCAGAGCCGGCTTCACGCACGTAGTCGATATGAGGCATTTTGGCCAAGCCGTGCGGGTTCTCGATCAGCAGGTCCAGAAACTTGTTGTCCCATTCCTTGTTGATCAGACCGGCGCGCGCGCCTTGCAACTGGTGGCTCATGCCGCCTGTGCCCCAGATATGGACGTTGATGTCCTCGTCGTAGCTCTCAATGGCTTTGCGAATGGCGCGGCCGATGTTAAAGCAGCGCTGACCCGACGGCACGGGGTACTGCACCACGTTCACCGCAAACGGGATCACCGGGCAAGGCCATGAACCGGTCTTGGGGTCTTGCTCGCCGCACATCAGCGACAAAGGCACCGTCAGGCCGTGATCCACGTCCATCTTGTTGACGATGGTCAGGTCAAAGTCTTGCTGAATAACAGACTGCGCAATGTGCGAAGCCAGATCAGGGTGACCTTGCACCTTGGGCACAGGGCGTGGGCCCCAGCCTTCATCAGCGGGCTCGTATTCAGCGGCCGTGCCAATCGCGAAGGTGGGAATCATGTCCAAGCTGAACGCCGTAGCGTGGTCGTTGTAGACCAAGAAAATCACGTCGGGCTTGTTGTCCTTCATCCACTGACGGGAGAAGTCATAACCCTTGAACAGGGGCTGCCAGTAGGCTTCTTGGGTCTTACCCATGTCCATCGCCGCGCCAATGGCGGGAACGTGCGAGGTAAAGACCGATGCGGTAATACGGGCCATGACTTAGTTACCTTCCTTATTCGTGTTGCCAGCAGCGCCCGCTGCACCTTGCGGCTGACGATGCGCTTGTGCATCGCCGTCTTCGCCCACATACCGATTGCCTTCAGCCGAACGACCACCACCGACCATCATGGCGCGGTACTCGTCTTCGGTCATGCCGGTCATAGAGCCCGCCATTTGCTGGAAGCTCTTGCCGTCGGTCGAGCCGATCTTGGCCAGAAAATAAATATTGCCGCCCGTGCGCATGCACCAGTTCAGATCGCGCGCCAGCACGGCTTGCTTTTGCTCTTCCGTCATCGCCCACTCATCCAAGTAGGCGCGCTCATTGGCGCGAAAACGGTCACGGTTGTCGGCCTTCATCAGCGACATGCAAAACTGGTTGAGCCAGTAACCACGGCGCGATTGCTCGGCATCAAAAATGATGGTGCCGGGCACATCAAGATAAGGTTTTTCTAATGCCATAAAACTTTCCTCTCAAACCTTGTCACAAGCAGGTCGCCCTGCCCTTAAAACTGGCGCAATCCAAA is part of the Comamonas sp. Y33R10-2 genome and harbors:
- a CDS encoding Gfo/Idh/MocA family oxidoreductase, translated to MSKTIKVALAGAGAFGIKHLDGIKNIDGVEVVSLIGRRLEQTQEVADKYGIKHVCTDLADALALPEVDAVILCTPTQMHAAQSIQCLKAGKHVQVEIPLADALKDAQEVAELQKQTGLVAMVGHTRRFNPSHQYVHQKIEAGEFNIQQMDVQTYFFRRTNMNALGQARSWTDHLLWHHAAHTVDLFAYQAGSPIVKANAVQGPIHKDLGIAMDMSIQLKAANGAICTLSLSFNNDGPLGTFFRYIGDTGTYLARYDDLYTGKEEQIDVSKVDVSMNGIELQDREFFAAIREGREPNSSVQQVYNCYKVLHDLEQQLNAE
- a CDS encoding tetratricopeptide repeat protein, producing the protein MASSTPLIVRDSGSKALQRELEQLQKAASPRSGYGSTTAAAQAAWQLGLIYLHGAGVRIDLPQAQLWFERAAKQGREPWAYAGLAWCAIDGCGAPANPGEAAKAISRLRATYPARADFLAWLQASRLKPIQVSTPANTANPISVHRLTGSERQLLERAAAAGDTQANIELGIQAFASRQMPLAENYLRRAASRSVVAANNLTAVRRLEKNGLNAANSFAAPSSAAPEGSAQAALNMARMYHLGQGVPANYAEALRFYRLAEQRGSKEAHKMIELIFSRPLQGAGLGGGLDPAWMQQLARADLSQTTPVITTGSTTAQLQREPSPLFDLLAQPWQRRLLQITQ
- the ligA gene encoding protocatechuate 4,5-dioxygenase subunit alpha, whose protein sequence is MALEKPYLDVPGTIIFDAEQSRRGYWLNQFCMSLMKADNRDRFRANERAYLDEWAMTEEQKQAVLARDLNWCMRTGGNIYFLAKIGSTDGKSFQQMAGSMTGMTEDEYRAMMVGGGRSAEGNRYVGEDGDAQAHRQPQGAAGAAGNTNKEGN
- a CDS encoding class III extradiol dioxygenase subunit beta, which translates into the protein MARITASVFTSHVPAIGAAMDMGKTQEAYWQPLFKGYDFSRQWMKDNKPDVIFLVYNDHATAFSLDMIPTFAIGTAAEYEPADEGWGPRPVPKVQGHPDLASHIAQSVIQQDFDLTIVNKMDVDHGLTVPLSLMCGEQDPKTGSWPCPVIPFAVNVVQYPVPSGQRCFNIGRAIRKAIESYDEDINVHIWGTGGMSHQLQGARAGLINKEWDNKFLDLLIENPHGLAKMPHIDYVREAGSEGIELVMWLIARGAMSDIDGPAPVPKVAHRFYHVPASNTAVGHVILENQ
- a CDS encoding aldo/keto reductase codes for the protein MQNRPLGPFSVANVALGCMNFCHAYGSPVSTEQSHAVLHAAIDAGVTMFDTAALYGFGASESLVGPVLKPHRNHITLASKGGMAGVRGEDGVVRRVIDGRPKTLRQNCEDSLQRLGTDVMDLYYLHRWDKNVPIEESVGEMARLKEEGKIRELCLSEVGVDALRRAHKEHPIAALQSEYSLWSRNAELGTLAACKELGIAYVAFSPMGRAFLSGKLQQVDNLVKGDIRATMPRFAGEAYAQNLRLLSPMQAVAEKAGCTLAELAIAWVLAQGDHIIALPGTTSVDHLREDVRGGSVKLSAEILAELSDIFKPEAVVGDRYAVQGQGEVDTEKYAFEKRPN